Proteins co-encoded in one Candidatus Zymogenaceae bacterium genomic window:
- the deoC gene encoding deoxyribose-phosphate aldolase, translating to MKLTRNDIAGMIDSSIVRPEVDEAELLWFAESVKKYQYIGAHVLPYFVAELNSLLAGEEDILIGTGIGFPFGNNKTPVKVKEAELALNDGCRELDMVINVSALKSGRTDYVVDDIRALKDVTGERTLKVILEVHWLTDDQIKRGCECVMRGGADFVKTATGHTPTGATPENIALIKSVVGDDLSIKASGGVRSLETLVDLYRLGARRFGIGAVTAENIMAECDARPGSSVEV from the coding sequence ATGAAACTGACCAGGAATGACATCGCCGGAATGATCGATTCGAGCATCGTGCGGCCGGAAGTGGACGAGGCGGAGCTGTTGTGGTTTGCGGAATCGGTGAAGAAATATCAATATATCGGCGCACATGTGCTCCCCTACTTCGTGGCGGAGCTGAACTCCTTGCTTGCCGGCGAGGAGGATATCCTCATCGGCACCGGGATCGGGTTTCCCTTCGGCAACAATAAGACGCCGGTGAAGGTCAAGGAGGCCGAGCTGGCGCTCAATGACGGCTGCCGGGAGCTGGATATGGTTATCAACGTCAGCGCCCTCAAGAGCGGACGCACGGATTACGTGGTGGACGATATCAGGGCGCTGAAGGACGTCACCGGGGAGAGGACCCTCAAGGTTATCTTGGAGGTCCACTGGCTGACCGACGATCAGATAAAGAGGGGTTGTGAGTGCGTCATGAGGGGGGGGGCGGATTTCGTGAAGACCGCCACCGGACACACCCCCACCGGGGCCACGCCGGAAAACATCGCGCTCATCAAGTCCGTGGTGGGCGATGACCTCTCCATAAAGGCCTCCGGCGGCGTGAGAAGTCTCGAGACGCTCGTCGATCTCTATCGCCTGGGGGCGCGCCGCTTCGGCATCGGTGCGGTGACCGCCGAGAACATCATGGCCGAATGTGACGCCAGGCCCGGATCGTCGGTCGAAGTATAG
- a CDS encoding cytochrome P460 family protein yields the protein MRVNMKWIMVSVAIVLAFGAALLLHPVISAEEMMTVDPDKLFMEYTDDEGSFVLFPGTAEMQEGNSPHGAFVTILVNDVAMESIEAGNDVFDYGSHIMKKNYTPEGELAAYTNMIKIEGYDPMRDDWYWVKYKADGTVSTAEDGTLLAGDTFKVMAEENESGCIACHSAVSDTDWVFTPF from the coding sequence ATGAGGGTGAACATGAAATGGATCATGGTGAGTGTCGCCATTGTCCTGGCTTTTGGAGCGGCGCTGCTCCTTCATCCTGTCATTTCGGCCGAAGAGATGATGACCGTCGACCCGGATAAGTTATTTATGGAATACACCGACGACGAGGGTTCATTCGTGCTGTTTCCCGGTACCGCCGAAATGCAGGAAGGCAATTCCCCCCACGGAGCGTTTGTGACCATCCTCGTCAATGATGTCGCCATGGAAAGCATCGAGGCCGGAAACGACGTATTCGATTACGGTTCCCATATCATGAAGAAGAACTACACACCGGAAGGAGAATTGGCTGCGTACACCAACATGATCAAGATTGAGGGCTACGATCCGATGAGGGACGACTGGTACTGGGTCAAGTATAAAGCCGACGGGACGGTTTCCACCGCCGAGGACGGCACGCTTTTGGCCGGGGATACGTTCAAGGTCATGGCCGAGGAAAACGAGTCGGGGTGTATTGCCTGTCATTCAGCGGTTTCGGATACGGACTGGGTCTTCACGCCGTTCTGA
- a CDS encoding TIGR04255 family protein has product MYKEIQYKKTYLKEVIVRIDFSAHFKNLQKNMPTNISNKVLERFSISEPANMIAQEFQVSPKGVKQQQEHFMQWNYYGRNREKRLTIDMEKFFISYSRYSNFEELKEDFLGILDLLFKEDIELRGKRLGLRYINNIKMKDCDPFNWEKYIDKKLLCLFNRFHDERSSITRIFHVVEYKHDNEIQVKFQFGVPNPDFPAKITRPLFVLDIDAYIQELLDFQQIKNHLENSHDYIQRLFEQSITSDLREIMNEEE; this is encoded by the coding sequence ATGTACAAAGAAATTCAATACAAGAAAACTTATTTAAAAGAAGTCATTGTTCGCATTGATTTCTCTGCTCATTTCAAGAATCTACAAAAAAATATGCCTACAAACATATCTAATAAAGTTCTGGAACGCTTTTCTATTAGTGAGCCAGCAAATATGATAGCACAAGAGTTCCAGGTTTCTCCAAAAGGAGTCAAACAGCAACAAGAACATTTTATGCAATGGAACTATTATGGACGTAATAGGGAAAAGAGACTTACAATTGATATGGAAAAGTTTTTTATATCATATTCTCGATATTCGAACTTTGAAGAACTTAAAGAGGATTTTCTAGGAATACTAGACTTACTATTCAAGGAAGATATTGAACTTAGAGGAAAAAGATTAGGATTGCGATATATAAATAATATAAAAATGAAAGATTGTGATCCTTTCAATTGGGAGAAATATATTGATAAAAAACTATTATGCCTATTTAACAGGTTTCATGATGAAAGAAGTTCTATTACTCGTATATTTCATGTCGTAGAGTATAAACATGATAATGAAATTCAAGTTAAATTCCAATTTGGAGTACCTAACCCCGATTTCCCGGCAAAAATTACTCGACCTTTATTTGTTTTAGACATTGATGCATATATTCAAGAGCTTCTTGATTTTCAACAGATTAAAAATCATTTAGAAAATTCGCATGATTATATACAAAGATTATTTGAACAAAGCATTACTAGTGACTTGCGAGAAATTATGAATGAAGAAGAATAA
- a CDS encoding FMN-binding glutamate synthase family protein, with product MNLQKPNANEAVLTVNRSRNVAPQSGICSRCVDGCRGGCDLFVSTFRGRELLYPMPYGEITAGADKDYPVDYSHLNIMGYAMGAEGIKANSDHAIFPAVNTETEFGTKNKVKMKVPIFTGALGSTEIARVNWEHFAIGAAISGISLVCGENVCGIDPKLELDKNGKVKEAPNMRNRVEEYRRYHDGYGDILVQLNVEDTTFGVAEYVIEKLGVTTIELKWGQGAKCIGGEIKVDNLERAQELKKRGYIVTPDPEDPAIQAGFKDGAIKQFERHSRLGFIDKESFMDEVKRLRKLGAQRVTLKTGAYPMRELALAIKWSSEAGIDLLTIDGAPGGTGMSPWRMMNEWGIPAIYLHAMAAELADRLADRGEPVPDLAFAGGFSAEDHVFKCLALGSPYVKAVCMGRALMIPGMVGKNIQKWLKGEDGGLPKTVSKFGSTKEEIFVAYEELKARFGKETDSLPLGAVGIYSATEKIRVGLQQLMAGARKWAVPFISRDNLISLTEECTKVTGIPYVMDAYREVALDIIDGKIPE from the coding sequence ATGAACCTGCAAAAACCGAACGCCAACGAGGCGGTTCTAACCGTGAATCGCTCCCGGAACGTGGCGCCCCAGTCCGGCATCTGCAGCCGGTGCGTTGACGGATGCCGCGGCGGTTGTGACCTGTTTGTATCCACGTTTCGTGGACGCGAACTGCTCTACCCCATGCCATACGGAGAAATAACCGCCGGGGCTGACAAGGACTATCCGGTGGACTATTCACACCTGAACATCATGGGATACGCCATGGGTGCAGAGGGAATTAAAGCCAATTCCGACCATGCAATATTCCCTGCGGTGAATACGGAGACCGAATTCGGTACCAAAAACAAGGTTAAGATGAAGGTCCCCATTTTTACCGGCGCCCTGGGCAGTACAGAAATCGCCCGGGTAAACTGGGAACACTTCGCCATAGGCGCCGCCATCAGCGGCATCAGCCTGGTCTGCGGCGAGAACGTCTGCGGCATCGATCCGAAACTGGAGCTGGATAAAAACGGCAAGGTTAAAGAAGCGCCGAACATGCGAAACCGCGTGGAGGAATATCGACGTTACCACGACGGATACGGCGATATATTGGTACAGCTCAATGTGGAGGATACCACGTTCGGAGTCGCCGAATATGTCATCGAAAAGCTGGGGGTGACCACCATCGAGCTGAAATGGGGTCAGGGGGCCAAGTGCATCGGCGGAGAAATCAAGGTGGACAATCTCGAGCGGGCCCAGGAGCTGAAAAAACGGGGTTATATCGTTACGCCGGATCCGGAGGACCCTGCCATACAGGCCGGTTTCAAAGACGGGGCCATCAAACAGTTCGAGCGCCACTCCCGTCTCGGCTTCATTGACAAGGAATCATTCATGGATGAGGTCAAACGCCTGCGGAAGCTCGGTGCTCAGCGGGTAACCCTCAAAACCGGGGCGTACCCGATGCGGGAGCTTGCATTGGCCATCAAGTGGTCCTCCGAGGCGGGAATAGATCTTCTGACCATTGACGGCGCTCCGGGCGGCACCGGCATGAGCCCCTGGCGTATGATGAACGAATGGGGCATCCCGGCCATCTATCTGCACGCCATGGCCGCTGAGCTGGCCGACCGCCTGGCCGATCGGGGTGAGCCGGTGCCGGACCTGGCGTTTGCCGGGGGCTTTTCCGCTGAAGACCACGTTTTCAAGTGTCTGGCCCTGGGGTCTCCCTACGTCAAGGCGGTGTGCATGGGTCGCGCCTTGATGATACCGGGCATGGTCGGAAAAAATATCCAGAAATGGCTCAAGGGAGAAGATGGAGGACTGCCCAAAACCGTCTCGAAGTTCGGCTCCACCAAGGAAGAGATTTTCGTGGCCTACGAGGAGTTGAAGGCCCGCTTCGGTAAAGAGACGGACTCTCTGCCCCTGGGCGCCGTCGGTATCTACAGCGCAACGGAAAAAATCAGGGTCGGACTGCAACAGCTCATGGCCGGGGCGCGCAAATGGGCCGTCCCGTTCATCTCCCGGGACAACCTAATCTCCTTGACCGAGGAATGCACAAAAGTCACCGGTATTCCCTACGTCATGGACGCCTACCGGGAGGTGGCCTTGGACATCATCGATGGAAAAATCCCCGAATAA
- a CDS encoding DUF128 domain-containing protein translates to MTEKIEKKKLAILRILNDEKAPLSSPRITDSLNALGHDISERTVRLYLGELDDNGLTENLGKRGRMITDLGRRELSSARVYEKVGYLASKIDRLTYQMDFDLARRSGTVVLNASLIERGNLARSVPLIEKVYAHKYSMGTLTALFGENERIGEVIVPSGFVAVGTVCSVTINGVLLAHGIPTQSRFGGLLELMGGRPTRFVELIHYEGTTLDPLEVFIRSGMTDYTGATQTGSGRIGASFREVPAESRSRVLELAEYLEDAGLGGFMSVGWPGQPLLEIPVGEGRVGVVIIGGLNPVAILEEQGIRVRRPGALSGLMEYSRLFPFQELQERARPFL, encoded by the coding sequence ATGACGGAAAAAATTGAAAAGAAAAAACTGGCCATTCTTCGTATCCTCAATGACGAGAAAGCCCCCCTTTCCAGCCCCAGGATAACCGATTCCCTCAATGCGCTGGGCCACGATATCAGCGAGCGGACCGTTCGCCTCTACCTGGGAGAGCTTGATGATAACGGTTTAACCGAAAATTTGGGAAAACGCGGCAGAATGATTACCGATCTCGGGCGGCGGGAGCTCTCCTCCGCCCGGGTGTATGAAAAAGTGGGGTATCTTGCGTCAAAAATCGACCGGCTGACCTATCAGATGGATTTTGACCTGGCACGGAGATCCGGCACTGTCGTTTTAAACGCGAGCCTCATAGAAAGGGGAAATCTCGCCCGTTCCGTTCCGCTCATAGAGAAAGTGTATGCCCATAAGTACTCGATGGGCACGCTGACGGCACTCTTCGGAGAGAATGAACGTATCGGGGAAGTAATCGTCCCTTCGGGATTCGTCGCCGTGGGTACCGTCTGTTCCGTGACCATCAACGGGGTGCTTCTCGCCCACGGTATTCCCACCCAGTCCCGCTTCGGGGGGCTCCTTGAGCTGATGGGGGGGCGCCCCACCCGCTTTGTAGAGCTCATACACTACGAGGGGACAACCCTTGATCCCCTTGAGGTGTTTATCAGGAGCGGAATGACCGATTATACCGGAGCAACACAAACGGGATCCGGCCGCATCGGCGCCAGCTTTCGTGAGGTTCCCGCTGAGAGCCGATCCCGGGTGCTGGAGCTGGCGGAGTATCTGGAAGATGCGGGTCTCGGTGGATTTATGAGCGTTGGGTGGCCGGGGCAGCCGCTTTTGGAAATCCCCGTGGGGGAGGGACGGGTGGGCGTTGTGATTATCGGGGGTCTCAATCCGGTGGCCATCCTGGAGGAGCAGGGCATTCGCGTGCGACGCCCCGGCGCCCTCAGCGGCTTGATGGAATATTCCCGACTGTTTCCCTTCCAGGAATTACAGGAGAGGGCCCGCCCCTTTCTCTAA